tgatactgttgataatTTTACAAATTTGATGTAATTTATGTTGGTTCTAATGTGTTTTACCAGTTGGGGGCGGAGCTTGGAGCCTTGGCCATCAGTCACTTGGAGGAGGTGACAGATGAGGGTATCGTTGCCATGGCGAAAGCAGAAACCGCCGCTGTCCTTCTCCCCACCACAGCCTACATTTTACGGTAACATCTGGCTCGACACAGACTGGCGCTTTATGTCCACGACGTCGCTTTAATATCAGTTTTGTTGCATCAGGCTGCCACAGCCCCGTGCCAGAGACATGTTAGATGCTGGTGTGATCGTAGCATTAGGCAGCGACTTCAACCCGAATGCCTACTGCTGCTCCATGGTGAGTACGACCTGGTGCCACCGTCCTGCAtcttcttgaatttttttttttttattacctaTTCCTCTCTTGTTCTTCCTCAGCCAATAGTCATGCACCTGGCCTGTGTCAACCTGAGGATGTCCATGTGTGAGGCGCTGGCTGCTGCCACCATCAACGCTGCCTACGCCCTGGGCTGCTCTCACACACACGGCTCCCTGGAGGTCAACAAACACGGAGACCTGTTGGTGCTCAATAGTCCGCGGTGAGTCGCATGGACTCTAGGCGCCAAGTTCCACCTGCCACAGTGACAAACAGTCTACAGATAACAGACTCCATATTCTGCTGCTGCAACGTCCAGCTTCCTGCAGACTGATCCAGGCGCTCTGCCATCCTTTAGTTTGTGTGGCTGTAGTCCTCGGTGCCtgcagattttcactctgatcgGATGGTTAAAGGATTTTTCAAAATGTCCTTTTTCCTAACGTGCAGGTGGGAACATCTGATCTATCAGCTGGGAGGACATCAGGAGGTCATTCGTTATGTCGTGGTCAAAGGTGTGGTCGTCTGCAGCAAcgagaaaaccacaaacatgtaaCCTGAGAACGAGACTGAGTCAACCCATGGTTCCAGTGGCAGAGCCAggatgttttggggggggggggggggtggcggcAAGAGTACACTGAGAGTTAAGTGTTTATGTATAACACAATGTTTCTTCATAACACCTGACTAAATTATTGAGGTTAGATTAGAAGTGATGTCTGTGCTGGATTTGGATAGAAAAAAATAATTGTTTTAATACattaaaatattttcacaaaCTGGGTCCAAATCAGAATTTACTTATTTTATGACTTGCTGCATCACAACAGTTGGAGACAGAAATGTTTAAAATGATTTAACATGAATATACTTTTTACTCTCCCAGTATGGcatggagtggggggggggggtcagcatgactgtctgtctgttttcatttgttaGTATGATATCAAGAACCAGTTAATGAAGTTGAATCATATTTAGGGTGTACTTGGGTCATCCTctcacactttgtattactgatttgtggtttCATCTCATCTGATGACTCTATCTATGCACAGAATAACTTACATTAGTGGCAgcactgaaagaagaagaagaaaaaaggctTTTATGAGTACAGTACATGTTTATTATGTTAGTGTTCAAGGCTGCTTGTAACATTTGATTTATTCTAACAGTCGCATCAAAGACTTTCTTCCTCCTTCCTTACATCAGAAATATTTTACATAAAAACAGCTAAAAGCTTGTTAAAATGTTATTTGCACAAACGCATTGAAAATAAGAGACCGGCATATGTGTGCACAAAGTAATTATACTTGACTTTAAATGAATCCCCTCAGGCTTCGTACTTCTTCCCCGCTCGGTGGATTTGTTGGTAGAGCGTCATGGAGAACGCCATACCAAGGAGCTGCAGAAACAAACACCGAGCAGGATTCAAATGACATGTTTCAATCCGATACCAATAAAAAGGTTAACGCTTTGAAAAACTCTCCTGTACTGTGACTTTTAAAGATGTCTGATCAGGACGCAACAGCCTGCAGGTTTCTCTCCTGCCACTGCATGAAGGATTCAGGCctcgttttgttttttaatttgaatGAGATGTTCTGCTCACCTGAATGACCAACACACACATAGCGATGGTTCCTAGAAGATGTTTGTTGTCATCCAGCCACTCCTCCACTTTCTCATAGCAGCCCTAAGAATGGAGACGAAAGTTCACTTTCTGCTTTTGTAACATTTCTGTCTACTTTATTTTCTGATAAGTTTTAATAAAAGCTCTTATTTTTCAGTACAAGCTTGATTAGATGACCCAGTtctggagcaccttggggcaactgtttgttgtgatttggtgctatataaataaaattgatttgatttggaggtTCAAAGCTCCATTATCTACATATTGTAAACCAGCTGTTGCCCCAGATAACCAGTAGGGGGCTGTCCATGTCCAAAAATGCAATGGCTTTTTTGTGCCACTTTTTAAAAGTTTGATGTGCATCACAGTACTGATACTTTTAACATTAAGCTAAAGCCACAGAAATGATAATTCAAGAACAAAAACTAGATCACGTTAGAGGAGAATTATGACCCGGCACAGACTGACCCGTGTCCAGAAGGCACCAGATGCGTTGCGCCCGCAGCCCTGTGAAACCTCCTGGCAACAGCGGTCAGGAACCACGTTCTCCTGCAGGGCAACGTGCCAGTCGGTGTAGCTCATCACGCCGCAACAATGCCACTGCAGCACACAGTCGATATCATGCACaataaatgcaaaacaaaaataaGTTGCTGTATTCAAGTACTGTGTTGAAAAATGTGTTTTGTGCAGGTCACCTCTCCCTGTATCACATTCCAGGCATCCCTCAGTCCAGCGTTGTTGTCTGTCTTGTACAGCACCAGCCCCTCTTTCAGGTCCTGCCGGGCGTTATCACTCACCTAAGAAAACAGGTGGAGAAGAGGATCATGGGATATGTAGTTTTGTCCAGTCAGAGTGAATAAATGTTTCTTTTTGCAGTCCTACCTTGTCAGTGTAGAGAAAGAAGAGGATGAGGAGAATCAGTTCAGCCAAGAGGATGATCAAGAGAACGATAAAAAACTAGAACAAAGTTCCAGGTGGTCAGATTAATAAACAGAAACATGGAACCAAAATTGACAGATTGATTCACTGTTTTTGCTCATACAGATCACTTTTTTTGTAATGTGTAAGATGTTTTAAATACTCTTGGTACTAATAAATCATTTGGAAGGTGCTGAAAGGTTGAATAATGTTGTAGAATATTGATGTTCTTTGTGATTGACTTTCAGGATTTTAATATGTTTTCATAATAAACTCATTTTGTTTGATCTGGACTTTGCTGAACCTGATCAGGTTCTCTGCTGCTGGATTTTAGTTGTGAAGCATTTTAAACTTTAGTACACTGGAAACAGTTGTAGCTCCAGAAGTATGTACCCACAATCCACCAGACCTAAAACCAGAGAATCAGACTTACAAAACAAGCATGTTATTCAAAATATGTGAAGTTAGTTTTGGAGTTATTGACAAATAACACAGATAAAGTTTAAAACCAAATCACCCAAGAATTTTTGTCTCTTTAAAAATGAAAAGGGTTTTGACCTGACAATAAAAAATGGGCACAAACATTGttactggacaaaaaaaaaaaaaacaatttaaataAAGGTAATCTTAAAGGAATAACTATTACTGTAGTCACCTCAAAACCAAAATGTTTCCTATTTGTTCAGCTCCAgaaataatgtgtttattgtaccaTATAAATAAGAAACTTCCTATAAAAATGTCCTCAAATGACTGCAttttcaaccaaaaaaaaaaaaaaaaaaaaaaaaaactaaggttTTGAAATTCACAATAATTTCTAGGAAAAAAATGGCCAATTTCTCAAATTTATTAAGTTTGACATTTTCCCTTAAAATTTTGTTTTAAATGATTCATTATTT
The window above is part of the Thalassophryne amazonica chromosome 22, fThaAma1.1, whole genome shotgun sequence genome. Proteins encoded here:
- the LOC117503726 gene encoding tetraspanin-9, translated to MARGCICCVKYMLFLFNLLFWLGGCGLLGVGVWLSVSQGNFATLSPSFPSLSAANLIIILGTVVMVTGFLGCLGAIKENKCLLLSFFIVLLIILLAELILLILFFLYTDKVSDNARQDLKEGLVLYKTDNNAGLRDAWNVIQGEWHCCGVMSYTDWHVALQENVVPDRCCQEVSQGCGRNASGAFWTRGCYEKVEEWLDDNKHLLGTIAMCVLVIQLLGMAFSMTLYQQIHRAGKKYEA